From Spirochaetota bacterium:
CCGGGCTCGGCATCGGGGATGACCGCTCCGGAGAGCCGGTGGAATCGTTCAGCGGCGGCTGGAAAATGCGCATCGCGCTTGCCCGCATACTCCTCCTTGCGCCGGACGTGCTTCTCATGGACGAGCCGACCAATCACCTCGATATCGAATCGATACTCTGGCTCGAGGACTGGCTTCGTAATTTCAAGGGCGCGCTCTTCATGACATGCCATGACCGCGAATTCATGAATCGCCTGTGCACACGCACGATAGAGGTCGCGGCAAAAACAATAACGACATACGGCGGCGATTATGACTTCTACATGCGTGAGCGCGAAGTGCGCCGCACGCAGCTCATGTCCGCGTATAAACGTCAGCAGGACATGCTCGCCAAAGAGGAAGAGTTCATCGCGAAGTTCGCCGCGCGTGCATCGCATGCCGCGCAGGTGCAGTCGCGCGTAAAAATGATCGAAAAAATAGAGCGCATCGAAATACCCCCCGGGCAAAAGCGCATCCATTTCGAATTCGCACCCTCGCAGAGAAGCGGTGATATCGTCGTGTCGATGGATGGTCTCGCGAAATCATGGCCGCTCCCCGATGGAAAGGTACGGCCTGTGTTCAGCGGTATCACCGCGCAGGTGAAGCGTTTGAACAAGATAGCCGTAACCGGCGTGAACGGCGCGGGGAAATCGACGCTCCTTAAGGTCATCGCAGAGCAGACGGAGCCGACCGCGGGCATGTGCACGCTCGGGGCAAGCGTGAAGCTCGGGTATTTCAGCCAGTATTCGTCTGACATACTCGATCCCAACCGCACTGTCATCGAAGAGGTGTCATCGCATCTGAACACACAGACCGTGGGCTATATCAAGAATCTCCTCGGCGCCTTCCTTTTCTC
This genomic window contains:
- a CDS encoding ABC-F family ATP-binding cassette domain-containing protein, translated to GLGIGDDRSGEPVESFSGGWKMRIALARILLLAPDVLLMDEPTNHLDIESILWLEDWLRNFKGALFMTCHDREFMNRLCTRTIEVAAKTITTYGGDYDFYMREREVRRTQLMSAYKRQQDMLAKEEEFIAKFAARASHAAQVQSRVKMIEKIERIEIPPGQKRIHFEFAPSQRSGDIVVSMDGLAKSWPLPDGKVRPVFSGITAQVKRLNKIAVTGVNGAGKSTLLKVIAEQTEPTAGMCTLGASVKLGYFSQYSSDILDPNRTVIEEVSSHLNTQTVGYIKNLLGAFLFSGDDVEKKISVLSGGEKTRVMLALLLAEPLNFLILDEPTNHLDIESREILLNALKEFDGTVMIVSHDRYFLRHIVDTVFEIDHGAMRRYDGDYTYYLEKKAEMAGSAHEAGDITPRRY